A genomic segment from Sorangium aterium encodes:
- a CDS encoding MBL fold metallo-hydrolase, which translates to MRIHHLNCISTCPVGGALMDGRTLGLRGRLTCHCLLLETDSGLVLVDTGLGLLDVSMARKRLSRFFLFLLRPEFRAEMTARRQIERLGLRPEEVRHIVLTHLDFDHAGGLDDFPGAQVHLLADERDAAIARRTLLDRMRYRPAQWSTQPNWIAYPSGGGERWFGFEGARPVGGLKDEVLFVPLIGHTLGHAGVAVRCDGGWLLLAGDAYFYHREMDPVRPACTPGLRLYQFMMEKDRGARLENQRRLRALCEERGHEVRLVCSHDVVEFERITGRSHAVPAGAGRGAPEPPLWIPASVAGAR; encoded by the coding sequence GTGCGAATCCATCATCTCAACTGCATCTCGACTTGCCCGGTCGGCGGCGCGCTGATGGACGGGCGGACCCTGGGGCTCCGCGGGAGGCTGACGTGCCATTGCTTGCTCCTCGAGACGGACAGCGGCCTGGTCCTCGTGGACACCGGGCTTGGGCTGCTGGACGTCTCGATGGCGAGGAAGCGGCTCAGCCGGTTCTTCCTCTTCCTCCTGCGACCGGAGTTTCGCGCCGAGATGACCGCGCGCCGGCAGATCGAGCGCCTGGGCCTTCGACCCGAGGAGGTCCGCCATATCGTGCTCACCCACCTCGATTTCGACCATGCCGGAGGCCTCGACGATTTTCCTGGAGCGCAGGTCCATCTGCTCGCCGACGAGCGTGACGCCGCGATCGCTCGGCGGACGCTCCTCGACCGGATGCGCTACCGGCCGGCTCAGTGGTCGACGCAGCCGAACTGGATTGCGTACCCCTCGGGCGGCGGCGAGCGCTGGTTTGGCTTCGAGGGCGCGCGGCCGGTGGGTGGTTTGAAGGACGAGGTGCTCTTCGTCCCGCTCATCGGTCACACGCTGGGCCACGCTGGCGTGGCTGTCCGGTGCGACGGCGGCTGGCTGCTCCTCGCCGGCGACGCCTACTTCTATCACCGAGAGATGGACCCGGTTCGGCCGGCGTGCACGCCGGGTCTGCGTCTCTATCAGTTCATGATGGAGAAGGACCGCGGCGCGCGGCTCGAGAACCAGCGACGGCTGCGCGCGCTGTGCGAGGAGCGCGGCCACGAGGTAAGGCTCGTCTGCTCTCATGACGTCGTGGAGTTCGAGCGCATCACCGGACGAAGCCATGCTGTGCCGGCCGGAGCGGGGAGGGGCGCGCCCGAGCCACCGCTGTGGATCCCCGCTTCGGTCGCGGGCGCGCGCTGA